DNA sequence from the Deinococcus apachensis DSM 19763 genome:
GTGCGGAGCACCGCTCTCACGCAGGAGGACCTGCGGCGCGTGGTCGAGAGCTAGCGGTACGCTGCCCCATGCCACTTGAACTTGTTCAGGGAGACATCGGACAGGAGCAGACCTGCGCGGTCGTGACGGCCGCGAACAAGGAACTGGCCGGGGGCGGCGGGGTGGACGGCGTCATTCACCACGCCGCGGGACCGGAACTGCTGCGCGCCATCCGGGCCGTCGGGGGCACGCCGACGGGCACGGCGGTGGTCACCCCCGCCTTCCGGCTGGAGGCCCAGGGCGTCCGCTTCGTGATTCACGCGGTCGGCCCGATCTGGCGTGGCGGCAGGCACGGTGAGGCCGAGCTGTTGGCTGGGGCCTACCGCGAGAGCCTGCGGCTGGCCGTCGAGCAGGGGTGCGATTCG
Encoded proteins:
- a CDS encoding macro domain-containing protein — its product is MPLELVQGDIGQEQTCAVVTAANKELAGGGGVDGVIHHAAGPELLRAIRAVGGTPTGTAVVTPAFRLEAQGVRFVIHAVGPIWRGGRHGEAELLAGAYRESLRLAVEQGCDSVAFPAISTGVYGYPLAEAAEVALQTIRAFLADHPDLTVRVVLHGSGPLSIFQRTLERLEKEKSRTS